A genome region from Hevea brasiliensis isolate MT/VB/25A 57/8 chromosome 7, ASM3005281v1, whole genome shotgun sequence includes the following:
- the LOC110644090 gene encoding uncharacterized protein LOC110644090 translates to MHAMHSCIHMPLYIQSHDQIFSSPQKPETYPKSPFFIPNIRQFLEMGAASLCPSSLSCEIRIVQAKNIELKSHGNLFVRFYLPAGNKKKIQLNSQEISSKSNLLWNQSFSLECSGTDQDSISNLKQESVVFELRWRNTNPILGKISGGSQLLGRAEIPWKTAVESPKMEIEKCFMMLSKKTCSLLVDGVKPPSLQISMKVRVPKMEKKKKKMLRDECGCCSGSGCKCEDYEMFALVGAFEAP, encoded by the coding sequence ATGCATGCAATGCATAGTTGCATACACATGCCCCTATATATACAATCCCATGATCAAATCTTCTCTTCACCACAGAAACCAGAAACATACCCTAAGTCTCCGTTCTTCATACCCAATATTAGACAGTTTCTTGAAATGGGAGCTGCTTCTCTCTGCCCTTCCTCTCTTAGCTGTGAAATAAGAATAGTACAAGCCAAAAACATAGAACTCAAGTCCCATGGTAATCTTTTCGTTAGATTCTATCTCCCTGCTGGAAACAAGAAGAAAATCCAACTAAACAGCCAAGAAATCTCCTCCAAATCCAACCTCCTTTGGAACCAGTCCTTCTCATTGGAATGTTCAGGCACTGATCAAGACTCCATTAGCAACTTAAAGCAAGAGAGTGTGGTTTTTGAACTACGGTGGCGAAACACAAACCCAATTCTTGGTAAAATATCAGGAGGGTCACAACTCTTGGGGCGAGCTGAGATCCCATGGAAAACAGCTGTGGAATCACCAAAAATGGAAATAGAAAAGTGTTTTATGATGCTCTCAAAGAAGACCTGTAGTTTACTTGTTGATGGTGTTAAACCTCCTTCACTGCAAATATCAATGAAGGTTAGAGTCCCAAaaatggagaagaagaagaagaagatgttaaGGGATGAGTGTGGGTGCTGCAGCGGAAGTGGGTGCAAATGTGAAGATTATGAGATGTTTGCACTAGTGGGTGCTTTCGAAGCACCATAG